Proteins from a single region of Terriglobia bacterium:
- a CDS encoding SRPBCC family protein produces the protein MDKPEFVYVTYVSTTPEKLWNAIIDPKMTAKYWQHDNLSDWKPGSKWEHRTSDGDRALRLVGKVVEVTPPRRLVLTWADPADEARAEKHSRVTFEIEPVGDLVRLTVTHDRLEPGSEMLEGITKGWPKVLSSLKTLLEVGRPLPKLW, from the coding sequence ATGGACAAGCCCGAATTCGTCTACGTGACGTACGTATCGACGACCCCTGAGAAGCTCTGGAACGCGATCATCGACCCCAAGATGACCGCGAAGTACTGGCAGCACGACAACCTGTCCGATTGGAAGCCCGGCTCCAAGTGGGAGCACCGGACCTCCGACGGCGATCGGGCTCTGCGCCTGGTGGGCAAGGTCGTCGAGGTCACTCCGCCCCGGCGCCTCGTCCTCACCTGGGCGGACCCGGCGGACGAGGCGCGCGCGGAGAAGCACTCGAGGGTCACGTTCGAGATCGAGCCGGTCGGCGATCTGGTGCGCCTGACCGTGACCCACGACCGCCTCGAGCCAGGCTCCGAGATGCTCGAGGGGATCACGAAGGGCTGGCCCAAGGTCCTGTCCAGCCTGAAGACCCTCCTGGAGGTGGGGAGGCCCCTGCCCAAGCTCTGGTGA
- a CDS encoding succinate dehydrogenase yields MERAEAPLRRKFGETSRRDRWWVQPLAVALGLSTFIVYATWAAFQGNHYTFGPYLSPFYSPEIFGDSPHAWFGPKPGWWPVWLPFSPALLILWAPGGFRLTCYYYRGAYYKAFWSDPPACAVGEPRKLYRGEASFPLVAQNVHRFFLRLAEPILLILAWDVLRAMSFADPATGRVRFGIGIGTLVLAANVALLAMYTLGCHSLRHLIGGRKDELTKSSSLRGAAYGCVTCLNRRHMVYAWCSLFSVGFSDLYVRLCSMGIWHDVRIL; encoded by the coding sequence ATGGAGCGAGCGGAAGCCCCCCTTCGCAGGAAGTTCGGCGAGACCTCCCGGCGGGACCGGTGGTGGGTCCAGCCGCTTGCGGTCGCCCTCGGCCTCTCCACCTTCATCGTCTACGCGACCTGGGCCGCGTTCCAGGGAAATCACTACACCTTCGGCCCGTACCTCTCCCCGTTCTACTCTCCCGAGATCTTCGGGGACTCGCCCCACGCGTGGTTCGGCCCGAAACCGGGGTGGTGGCCCGTCTGGCTCCCATTCTCGCCCGCGCTCCTGATCCTGTGGGCGCCCGGCGGGTTCCGCCTGACCTGCTACTACTACCGCGGCGCGTACTACAAGGCGTTCTGGTCGGACCCGCCGGCTTGCGCCGTCGGGGAGCCGCGGAAGCTCTACCGCGGCGAGGCGTCGTTTCCGCTCGTCGCGCAGAACGTCCACCGGTTCTTCCTGAGGCTCGCCGAGCCGATCCTCCTGATCCTCGCCTGGGACGTCCTGAGGGCGATGTCGTTCGCCGACCCCGCCACGGGCCGGGTGCGGTTCGGAATCGGCATCGGCACGCTCGTCCTCGCGGCGAACGTCGCGCTCCTCGCCATGTACACCCTGGGCTGCCACTCCCTCCGGCATCTGATCGGCGGGCGAAAGGACGAGCTGACGAAGTCGTCGTCGCTCCGCGGCGCCGCGTACGGCTGCGTCACCTGTCTGAACCGGCGGCACATGGTCTACGCCTGGTGCAGCCTCTTCTCCGTGGGGTTCTCGGACCTCTACGTTCGGCTGTGCTCGATGGGGATCTGGCACGATGTGAGGATCCTGTGA
- a CDS encoding fumarate reductase/succinate dehydrogenase flavoprotein subunit has protein sequence MSGEIRRVAHDVLVVGAGGAGLRAAIEASAAGVSVGVLSKSLLGKAHTVMAEGGIAAALANVDDRDSWRVHFADTLRGGAYLNHPRMAEIHAKEAPARVRELEGWGALFDRTPDGRILQRNFGGHRYPRLAHVGDRTGLEMIRTLQDHGVHAGIEFYMEHTVTRILKRGNRVAGLFAYDRERGRFAVFEAKAVVLATGGIGRAYAITSNSWEYTGDGQALALEAGADLVDMEFVQFHPTGMVWPLSVRGILVTEGVRGEGGVLRNREGRRFMFDRIPEAYATQTATDDEEGWRYCQGDKNAKRPPELLTRDHVARCIVREIREGRGGPHGGVMLDIAWITARVRDGEAHIRRKLPSMYHQFKELAGIDITKEPMEVGPTTHYIMGGVRVDPDTEMSSVPGLFAAGECAAGLHGANRLGGNSLSDLLVFGKRAGEHAARYARGTAPAGADPADVADAEREALRPFGGSPSSGEGPYAIQHELQETMQDLVGIVRNGEEMRRALQVVAALGARALAVRVSGNREYNPGWHTALDLRHLLTVSEAIARSALERRESRGAQFREDFPEKDPGLGKVSIVVRRDPAGGMSVAREPLPAPTPEQRAIIEEMK, from the coding sequence GTGAGCGGAGAGATCCGGCGCGTCGCGCACGACGTGCTGGTCGTCGGGGCCGGCGGCGCCGGCCTTCGGGCCGCGATCGAAGCGTCGGCGGCGGGAGTCTCGGTCGGGGTCCTGTCCAAGTCGCTCCTGGGGAAGGCCCACACGGTGATGGCGGAGGGGGGCATCGCCGCGGCGCTGGCGAACGTCGACGACCGCGACTCCTGGCGGGTCCACTTCGCCGACACCCTTCGGGGCGGAGCGTACCTCAACCATCCACGGATGGCCGAGATCCACGCGAAGGAAGCCCCAGCCAGGGTCCGCGAGCTCGAGGGGTGGGGTGCGCTCTTCGACCGCACCCCCGACGGGAGGATCCTCCAGCGGAACTTCGGCGGTCACCGATACCCGCGCCTCGCCCACGTCGGCGACCGGACGGGGCTCGAGATGATCAGGACCCTCCAGGACCACGGCGTCCATGCCGGGATCGAGTTCTACATGGAGCACACAGTCACGCGGATCCTGAAGCGCGGGAACCGCGTGGCCGGGCTGTTCGCCTACGATCGTGAGCGCGGGCGGTTCGCGGTCTTCGAGGCGAAAGCGGTCGTGCTGGCGACCGGCGGGATCGGGCGCGCGTACGCGATCACGAGCAACAGCTGGGAGTACACCGGGGACGGCCAAGCGCTGGCGCTCGAGGCCGGCGCCGACCTCGTGGACATGGAGTTCGTCCAGTTCCACCCGACCGGGATGGTCTGGCCCCTCTCGGTGCGCGGGATCCTCGTCACCGAGGGGGTTCGCGGCGAGGGCGGCGTCCTCCGCAACCGGGAGGGGCGGAGGTTCATGTTCGACCGGATCCCCGAGGCGTACGCGACGCAGACCGCCACCGACGACGAGGAGGGCTGGCGCTACTGCCAGGGGGACAAGAACGCGAAACGCCCCCCCGAGCTCCTCACGCGGGATCACGTCGCGCGCTGCATCGTCCGGGAGATCCGCGAGGGGCGCGGAGGGCCGCACGGCGGGGTGATGCTCGACATCGCCTGGATCACGGCGCGCGTCCGGGACGGCGAGGCGCACATCCGGCGGAAGCTTCCGAGCATGTACCATCAGTTCAAGGAGCTCGCCGGGATCGACATCACGAAGGAGCCGATGGAGGTCGGTCCGACCACCCACTACATCATGGGCGGCGTCAGGGTCGATCCCGACACGGAGATGTCCTCCGTGCCGGGCCTCTTCGCCGCCGGGGAGTGCGCGGCGGGGCTTCACGGCGCCAACCGCCTCGGGGGGAACTCCCTCTCGGACCTCCTCGTGTTCGGCAAGAGGGCGGGAGAGCACGCCGCGCGATACGCCCGCGGGACGGCCCCCGCCGGCGCCGACCCGGCCGACGTGGCCGACGCGGAGCGGGAGGCGCTCCGGCCGTTCGGCGGCTCGCCCTCGAGCGGCGAGGGGCCGTACGCGATCCAGCACGAGCTACAGGAGACGATGCAGGATCTCGTCGGGATCGTCCGCAACGGCGAGGAGATGCGCCGCGCGCTCCAGGTCGTGGCTGCGCTCGGCGCGCGCGCCCTAGCGGTCCGGGTGTCCGGGAATCGCGAGTACAATCCGGGCTGGCACACGGCCCTCGACCTCCGGCACCTCCTCACCGTCTCCGAGGCCATCGCCCGTTCCGCCCTCGAGCGCCGCGAGAGCCGCGGCGCCCAGTTCCGCGAGGACTTCCCCGAGAAGGACCCCGGACTCGGAAAGGTCAGCATCGTCGTGCGCAGGGACCCCGCCGGCGGCATGAGCGTGGCTCGGGAGCCGCTCCCGGCGCCGACCCCGGAGCAGCGGGCGATCATCGAGGAGATGAAGTGA
- a CDS encoding succinate dehydrogenase/fumarate reductase iron-sulfur subunit: protein MSAERTFRIWRGGPRDGGLVDYATAVQEGMVVLDAVHRIQAESAADLAVRWNCKAGKCGSCSAEVNGRPRLMCMTRLSDLPADEPVLVEPMRAFPLIRDLVTDVTSSYRAKRAVRPFKPRPPDAEDGTWRMAQPDVDRVQEFRKCIECFLCQDVCHVLREHGRHETFVGPRVLVHAASLEMHPLDVEDRVPDLRANHGIGLCNITKCCTKVCPEGITITDNAIIPLKERVVDRYYDPLRSLLRLVGID, encoded by the coding sequence GTGAGCGCGGAGAGGACTTTCAGGATCTGGCGCGGCGGCCCCCGCGACGGCGGGCTCGTGGACTACGCCACCGCGGTGCAGGAGGGGATGGTCGTCCTCGACGCCGTGCACCGCATCCAGGCGGAGTCGGCGGCCGACCTCGCGGTCCGCTGGAACTGCAAGGCGGGCAAGTGCGGCTCGTGCTCGGCGGAGGTCAACGGCAGGCCCCGCCTCATGTGCATGACGCGCCTCTCGGACCTGCCCGCGGACGAGCCGGTCCTGGTCGAGCCGATGCGCGCCTTCCCGCTGATCCGCGACCTCGTCACGGACGTGACCTCGAGCTACCGCGCGAAGCGCGCCGTCCGCCCGTTCAAGCCGCGCCCCCCCGACGCCGAGGACGGGACGTGGAGGATGGCGCAGCCCGACGTCGACCGCGTGCAGGAGTTCCGGAAGTGCATCGAGTGCTTCCTCTGCCAGGACGTCTGCCACGTCCTGCGCGAGCACGGGCGCCACGAGACGTTCGTGGGACCGAGGGTTCTCGTCCACGCCGCGTCGCTCGAGATGCACCCCCTCGACGTCGAGGACCGCGTTCCGGACCTGCGAGCGAATCACGGGATCGGCCTCTGTAACATCACGAAGTGCTGCACGAAGGTCTGTCCCGAGGGGATCACGATCACCGACAACGCGATCATCCCGCTGAAGGAGCGGGTCGTCGATCGCTACTACGACCCCCTCCGGTCGCTCCTGCGGCTGGTCGGGATCGACTAG
- a CDS encoding cytochrome c yields MSPAKRFASLLLATAAGFACGKSASHPAATSPAKTKEATSEGVGTAAGAAPVAGTAPTQPPSPSLSYELRLGKDVYQRYCMTCHGETGAGDGFNAFNLNPRPTSLADAAFQRKKTGADLEDAIRRGGAGVGLSSLMPPWGRTLSDRQIDAVVEYLRNLPKPPS; encoded by the coding sequence TTGAGCCCCGCGAAGAGGTTCGCGTCGCTACTGCTGGCGACCGCCGCGGGCTTTGCGTGCGGGAAGAGCGCGTCGCATCCGGCGGCGACCTCCCCCGCGAAGACGAAGGAAGCCACGTCGGAGGGGGTCGGAACGGCGGCGGGCGCCGCACCGGTCGCCGGCACGGCTCCGACGCAGCCGCCGTCGCCAAGCCTCTCCTACGAGCTGAGGCTCGGGAAGGACGTTTACCAGCGCTACTGCATGACGTGCCACGGCGAGACCGGAGCGGGCGACGGGTTCAACGCCTTCAACCTCAACCCACGGCCGACGAGTCTCGCGGACGCCGCCTTCCAGCGCAAGAAGACCGGGGCCGACCTTGAAGACGCGATTCGACGCGGAGGCGCCGGCGTGGGACTGTCGTCCCTGATGCCGCCGTGGGGTCGTACGCTCTCCGACCGGCAGATCGACGCCGTCGTCGAGTACCTCAGGAACCTCCCGAAGCCCCCTTCCTGA
- a CDS encoding c-type cytochrome yields the protein MPLKRLFAASSVLFLVVLAISPVKNALRPYRSFQQRYRQMGIERAKTVKAAREYRERPVRIEQLWLRDLGDRVDRCTTCHVGTTDPLMTDVPEPFRRHPATYHTPRDLKRLGCTSCHGGQGPATVADDAHGTAPDSGPPMTPTPYLESGCGWCHTTASPPEAPVLERGRAVMARAGCFACHRVQGREGFRSDAPSLTTLPLKTGGEWLRQWLKGPRDVDPNTPMPDFHLADEEINDLSHYLFGQAVPRDLTDRVVTASREPAGEAANGKKIFSESRCISCHTVEGKGNGSAPELSKVASWAARGWLLAFVRDPRAFYPRTRMPQYHFSEVESRDLVAYMEEELKDFNAPPNLLEPLPVNRTRAEAGEKLFRRYGCFACHAGGGAAESEEVGPELTAIGDKRASSLDFGLRHDVSRDLPDWLAAKIESPRSFAPNLKMPSFDFNADDTRAVVTALLSFRAEPVAEGYRPAAHAPIAMVPGGEVGRLIDRYRCLSCHQIGALGGDLSTAPLTREGSKVKKEWLLDYLMLPYSIRPILEERMPNLRIPREDALALANAVDAFYVDPGIPDDPFRDRPVSDADPAEGERLYVTLGCRACHITGSSGGYYGPPLTDTAKRLKPGWLYVWLKGPQRWRADVRCPDYGLSDTDALRLTSYLGTLVAPPAPASPVAKGGAR from the coding sequence GTGCCGCTGAAACGCCTGTTCGCCGCGAGCAGCGTCCTGTTTCTGGTCGTTCTGGCGATCTCTCCGGTCAAGAACGCGCTGCGCCCTTACCGCTCGTTCCAGCAACGCTACCGACAGATGGGCATCGAGCGCGCGAAGACGGTGAAGGCGGCGCGGGAATATCGGGAGCGGCCGGTACGGATCGAGCAGCTCTGGCTTCGCGACCTCGGCGACCGGGTCGACCGCTGCACGACATGCCACGTGGGAACCACCGACCCCCTCATGACCGACGTCCCTGAGCCGTTCCGCCGCCACCCCGCCACCTACCACACCCCTCGGGACCTCAAGCGGCTGGGTTGCACGTCCTGTCACGGCGGCCAGGGGCCGGCCACGGTCGCGGACGACGCCCACGGCACCGCTCCCGACTCCGGCCCGCCGATGACCCCCACCCCGTATCTCGAGTCGGGCTGCGGATGGTGTCACACGACCGCGTCTCCCCCGGAGGCGCCGGTGCTAGAGAGGGGCCGCGCCGTCATGGCCCGGGCCGGGTGCTTCGCCTGCCATCGCGTCCAGGGGCGCGAGGGATTCCGCTCCGACGCTCCTTCGTTGACCACGCTCCCGCTGAAGACCGGCGGCGAGTGGCTGCGGCAGTGGCTCAAGGGCCCGAGGGACGTCGATCCCAACACGCCGATGCCCGATTTCCACCTGGCCGACGAGGAGATCAACGATCTCTCGCACTACCTCTTCGGCCAGGCGGTCCCCCGCGATCTCACCGACCGGGTCGTGACCGCCTCAAGGGAGCCCGCGGGGGAGGCCGCGAACGGGAAGAAGATCTTCTCGGAGTCCCGTTGCATCTCGTGCCACACGGTGGAAGGCAAGGGCAACGGCTCCGCCCCCGAGCTCTCCAAGGTCGCATCGTGGGCCGCGCGCGGCTGGCTCCTCGCGTTCGTCCGCGACCCCCGCGCGTTCTATCCGCGCACGAGAATGCCTCAGTATCACTTCAGCGAGGTCGAGTCGCGGGATCTCGTCGCTTACATGGAAGAAGAGCTCAAGGACTTCAACGCACCGCCCAACCTGCTCGAGCCGCTCCCCGTGAACCGGACCCGCGCCGAGGCGGGGGAGAAGCTCTTCAGGAGGTACGGCTGCTTCGCGTGTCACGCCGGCGGAGGCGCGGCCGAGTCGGAGGAGGTCGGACCCGAGCTGACGGCCATCGGAGACAAGAGGGCCTCCTCTCTCGATTTCGGCCTCCGCCACGACGTGTCGCGGGATCTCCCCGACTGGCTCGCCGCCAAGATCGAGTCTCCGCGATCGTTCGCGCCGAACCTCAAGATGCCGTCGTTCGATTTCAACGCCGACGACACGCGCGCCGTCGTCACCGCCCTGCTTTCGTTCCGGGCGGAGCCGGTCGCCGAGGGCTACCGGCCCGCGGCGCACGCTCCAATCGCCATGGTCCCGGGAGGCGAGGTCGGACGTCTGATCGATCGATATCGGTGCCTCTCGTGCCATCAGATCGGCGCGCTCGGCGGCGACCTCTCCACCGCCCCCCTCACGCGCGAGGGGAGCAAGGTGAAAAAGGAGTGGCTCCTCGACTACCTCATGCTCCCGTACTCGATCCGTCCGATCCTCGAGGAGCGCATGCCGAACCTGCGCATCCCGCGAGAAGACGCGTTGGCGCTCGCCAACGCCGTCGACGCCTTCTACGTCGACCCCGGGATCCCCGACGACCCCTTTCGCGATCGGCCGGTCTCGGACGCGGACCCGGCCGAGGGGGAACGCCTCTACGTGACCCTGGGCTGCAGGGCCTGCCACATCACCGGCTCGTCGGGGGGATACTACGGCCCGCCGCTGACCGACACGGCGAAGCGGCTGAAGCCTGGATGGCTCTACGTCTGGCTGAAGGGCCCGCAGCGCTGGCGCGCCGACGTCCGCTGCCCGGACTACGGCCTCAGCGACACGGATGCGCTTCGCCTCACCTCCTATCTCGGGACCCTCGTCGCCCCGCCCGCTCCCGCCTCTCCCGTCGCGAAGGGAGGCGCGCGTTGA
- a CDS encoding cytochrome b N-terminal domain-containing protein: MTDLGAVGRRLRETAVYRSIVRHGVADTNRNRSLLVFENLFLHVHPVKVRERTLRFTHTFWLGGVTTISALVLIVTGILLMFYYHPSVPQAFRDMKELQYVVDDGLFLRNLHRWSAHLMVLAAFLHMLRVFFHRAYRPPRQFNWVVGVALLLATLGLSYTGYLLPWDQLAYWGVSVGTNMVREVPMLGETFRFYLLGGNVVSENALLRFYVLHCVVLPVVLVLLLAVHIWRVRKDGGVQGPSDDRQEPFEEVT, encoded by the coding sequence ATGACGGACCTCGGTGCGGTCGGCCGCCGGCTGCGGGAGACCGCGGTCTACCGGTCCATCGTCCGCCACGGCGTCGCGGACACCAACCGCAACCGCTCTCTCTTGGTGTTCGAGAACCTCTTTCTGCATGTCCATCCCGTCAAGGTCCGCGAGAGGACGCTGCGCTTCACCCACACGTTCTGGCTGGGCGGGGTCACGACGATTTCCGCGCTGGTGCTGATCGTCACCGGGATCCTGTTGATGTTCTACTACCACCCGTCGGTTCCGCAGGCCTTCAGGGACATGAAAGAGCTCCAGTACGTCGTGGACGACGGGCTCTTCCTGCGGAACCTCCACCGGTGGTCCGCGCACCTGATGGTGCTCGCCGCGTTCCTCCACATGCTTCGTGTGTTCTTCCATCGCGCCTACCGCCCCCCGAGACAGTTCAACTGGGTCGTGGGAGTCGCCCTCCTCCTCGCGACCCTCGGCTTGTCGTACACCGGGTACCTTCTACCGTGGGACCAGCTCGCGTACTGGGGGGTGTCGGTGGGCACCAACATGGTCCGCGAGGTGCCGATGCTCGGCGAGACGTTCCGCTTCTATCTGCTGGGCGGGAACGTCGTCTCCGAGAACGCGCTGCTCCGTTTCTACGTGCTCCACTGCGTGGTTCTCCCCGTCGTCCTCGTCCTCCTCCTCGCCGTCCACATCTGGCGGGTGAGGAAGGACGGCGGCGTCCAGGGCCCTTCCGACGACCGCCAGGAGCCCTTCGAGGAGGTGACATGA
- a CDS encoding Rieske 2Fe-2S domain-containing protein, with protein sequence MREDKNDAGPRSRPPTATRRDFLYQIGVGAVVVSTVGAGAVTFDFLRPKVLFEPPTSFEAGSVLDYAEGTVRFFKEKKALVIGGSGGVYALSAVCTHLGCIARFHSDEGVIACPCHGSRFGLDGEVLHGPAPRPLPWLEVQADAAGNLVVDTSVVVPRGRMLKV encoded by the coding sequence TTGCGTGAAGACAAGAACGACGCGGGCCCGCGGAGCCGCCCGCCGACGGCGACTCGCCGCGACTTCCTCTACCAGATCGGCGTCGGCGCCGTCGTGGTCTCCACGGTGGGGGCCGGGGCCGTCACCTTCGATTTCCTGAGACCCAAGGTCCTCTTCGAGCCGCCGACGTCGTTCGAAGCCGGGAGCGTCCTCGATTACGCCGAGGGAACCGTCCGGTTCTTCAAGGAGAAGAAGGCCCTGGTGATCGGCGGATCCGGCGGCGTTTACGCGCTCTCCGCGGTGTGCACCCACCTCGGCTGCATCGCCCGCTTCCATTCCGACGAGGGGGTCATCGCGTGCCCCTGCCACGGAAGCCGGTTCGGCCTCGACGGCGAGGTCCTCCACGGTCCGGCCCCCCGGCCTCTTCCCTGGCTGGAAGTCCAGGCCGATGCCGCGGGCAATCTCGTGGTCGACACGAGCGTCGTGGTCCCCCGCGGAAGGATGCTCAAGGTATGA
- a CDS encoding FAD-dependent oxidoreductase yields the protein MTDANLGWLERNFPCKWACPVHTEAGKYVTLIAQGRYREAYAVARRPNPLASICGRICAAPCEKVCRRGELDAPISIRAMKRFVTERFGVEAMMDFSVLSEIYGRRSDRHTERVAVVGSGPSGLACAHDLALMGYPVTIFEAAPVAGGMLRLGVPEYRLPRALIQLEVHAILSLGVELRTGVRLGRDLGLSDLRDLGFSAIFLGVGAMRSRDLTVPGADLDGILRGVDYLLNVNLGYKVEMGRRIVVIGGGNVAVDVARTAARGGEQENLQRNLSIVQALDVARSAVRFGARDVVVCCLESESEMPAVPEEVEEAVREGIRFRYRVGPKRFIGSDGTVTGVEFLDVSRVFDEAGRFAPTFVEGSESVIATDSVITAIGQTSDLSFLRPDDGVETRGGRILVDPGTLATTARGVYAGGDAAFGPRIAIDAVADGKLAARSIDELLRGHPRREPEIAVEIVVHPRYERGLDYEGVPRQAPPTRAIERRVGITEVEECLSPGAASLEGTRCLHCWTNTIFEQDPASGTECILCGGCQDVCPEDCIEIVPSAHVVSVPRGAEEVEPGLGGPLLGAVMIKDEETCIRCGLCARRCPTGTITMQSYRTKERSVA from the coding sequence GTGACCGACGCGAACCTCGGCTGGCTCGAGCGGAACTTCCCCTGCAAGTGGGCGTGCCCGGTCCACACGGAGGCCGGCAAGTACGTCACCCTGATCGCGCAGGGGAGGTACCGTGAAGCCTACGCCGTCGCGCGGCGGCCGAATCCCCTCGCCTCCATCTGCGGCAGGATCTGTGCGGCCCCCTGCGAGAAGGTCTGCCGGCGGGGGGAGCTCGACGCCCCGATCTCGATCCGCGCCATGAAGCGCTTCGTCACGGAGAGATTCGGCGTCGAGGCCATGATGGACTTCTCCGTCCTCAGCGAGATCTACGGCAGGCGCTCGGACCGTCACACGGAGCGGGTGGCCGTCGTGGGGTCGGGGCCTTCCGGTCTCGCGTGCGCGCACGATCTGGCGCTGATGGGGTATCCCGTCACGATCTTCGAGGCCGCACCCGTCGCCGGCGGCATGCTGCGGCTGGGAGTGCCGGAGTACCGGCTCCCGCGGGCGCTCATCCAGCTCGAGGTTCACGCCATCCTCTCGCTCGGCGTCGAGCTGCGGACCGGCGTGCGGCTGGGCCGGGACCTCGGTCTCTCGGATCTCCGCGACCTGGGGTTCTCGGCGATCTTCCTCGGGGTCGGCGCCATGAGGAGCCGGGATCTCACGGTCCCCGGGGCGGATCTCGACGGCATCCTCCGCGGCGTCGACTACCTGCTCAACGTCAATCTCGGCTACAAGGTCGAGATGGGCCGCCGCATCGTCGTCATCGGGGGCGGGAACGTGGCGGTGGACGTCGCCCGGACCGCGGCCCGCGGCGGGGAGCAGGAGAACCTCCAGCGCAACCTCTCCATCGTGCAGGCCCTGGACGTGGCCCGCAGCGCCGTGCGGTTCGGCGCGCGCGACGTCGTCGTGTGCTGTCTCGAATCCGAGAGCGAGATGCCCGCGGTGCCGGAGGAGGTGGAGGAGGCGGTCCGGGAAGGGATCCGCTTCCGGTATCGCGTCGGACCGAAGCGATTCATCGGCAGCGACGGCACGGTGACCGGTGTCGAGTTCCTCGACGTCTCCCGCGTGTTCGACGAGGCCGGGAGGTTCGCTCCCACCTTCGTCGAAGGCTCGGAGAGCGTGATCGCCACCGACAGCGTGATCACCGCCATCGGCCAGACGTCGGACCTGTCGTTCCTCAGGCCGGACGACGGTGTCGAGACCCGCGGGGGGCGCATCCTGGTGGATCCCGGGACGCTTGCCACCACCGCTCGCGGCGTGTACGCCGGCGGAGACGCGGCGTTCGGGCCGCGCATCGCCATCGACGCGGTCGCGGACGGCAAGCTCGCGGCGCGGTCCATCGACGAGCTCCTGCGGGGTCATCCTCGGCGGGAGCCGGAGATCGCGGTGGAGATCGTGGTCCACCCGCGGTACGAGCGCGGGCTCGACTACGAGGGGGTGCCGCGGCAAGCGCCTCCCACGAGAGCGATCGAGAGGCGAGTGGGGATCACCGAGGTCGAAGAGTGCCTGAGCCCGGGCGCGGCGAGCCTCGAGGGCACGCGCTGCCTCCACTGCTGGACGAACACGATCTTCGAGCAGGACCCGGCGAGCGGCACCGAGTGCATCCTCTGCGGCGGCTGCCAGGACGTCTGCCCGGAGGACTGCATCGAGATCGTCCCATCCGCCCACGTCGTCTCGGTCCCACGGGGAGCCGAGGAGGTGGAGCCGGGCCTCGGCGGCCCGCTGCTCGGCGCCGTCATGATCAAGGACGAGGAGACCTGCATCCGCTGTGGCCTCTGCGCGAGGAGATGCCCGACGGGGACCATCACGATGCAGTCCTACCGTACGAAGGAGCGCTCCGTTGCGTGA
- a CDS encoding LuxR C-terminal-related transcriptional regulator, whose amino-acid sequence MIANPPVVEEARALLAALSLSPDAVFATDRRNQIVFWNRSAERVLGYTESDMLSRSCDTALQGCDLSGNRYCWKDCPVVQIACRGGAVHDFVLTLEAKDKHQVEVGITVLTLALPPPERFLILHILHPTAGTEPRPETTRTEPSPPMALRAAASASSDARARKLTGREVEVLGMLAAGHATPHIATRLGISNLTARNHIQNILDKLEVHSKTEAVAFAFQKRLL is encoded by the coding sequence ATGATCGCCAACCCACCCGTCGTCGAGGAGGCGAGGGCGCTGCTCGCGGCACTCTCCCTGTCGCCCGACGCCGTGTTCGCCACGGACCGGCGGAACCAGATCGTCTTCTGGAACCGGAGCGCCGAGCGGGTTCTCGGCTACACCGAATCGGACATGCTGTCGCGCTCGTGCGACACCGCGCTGCAGGGGTGCGATCTCAGCGGAAACCGATACTGCTGGAAGGACTGCCCGGTGGTCCAGATTGCGTGTCGCGGCGGGGCGGTCCACGACTTCGTCTTGACTCTCGAAGCCAAGGACAAGCACCAGGTCGAGGTCGGCATCACGGTACTCACTCTGGCGCTACCGCCGCCCGAGCGGTTCCTGATCCTGCACATCCTCCACCCCACGGCCGGTACCGAGCCTCGACCCGAAACGACGAGGACCGAACCTTCCCCCCCCATGGCGCTGCGGGCCGCCGCGAGCGCCTCCTCCGACGCGAGGGCGCGCAAGCTCACGGGACGGGAGGTCGAGGTCCTCGGGATGCTCGCCGCCGGCCACGCCACCCCTCACATCGCGACCCGCCTCGGCATCTCGAACCTGACCGCCAGGAACCACATCCAGAACATCCTGGACAAGCTCGAGGTGCACTCCAAGACCGAGGCCGTCGCGTTCGCCTTCCAGAAGCGCTTGCTCTGA